The Flavobacterium piscisymbiosum genome includes a region encoding these proteins:
- a CDS encoding mechanosensitive ion channel family protein has translation MKKKLVCFLAFFIVLFSSLAFAQKDTLQTSKVTTELKQKGYPVNPFKDTLFYVYNKVGSFTAENRANAITEKIRKLYEDSFFEEDSIIVVPSDISQDIVYKNDFIIMSILDGDAKAENQTTGFIAKRNLNAIKKAVIYQNENYSMLPKRLGYTALLILIIGIVLYFVGKIFNRIRLHILKNSDKYFKGFSYNNITILSPQKQQGLLMRLYSFVKGFTLILIVYFSLPLLFSIFPATEAYTTTLLRWILTPAKLAVMGFVDFLPSFVTIVVIVFIFKYTIKVIRFFFDEIKKENIKIDGFYSDWAMPTFNIIRFLLLAFMIVIIFPYLPGSDSPIFKGVSVFVGILFSLGSSNAIANMVAGLVITYMRPFKIGDFIKIGDVSGEVIEKTALVTRIRTPKFEDITIPNSTVLSSTSTNYSSNTKQVNNGLLIHTTVTIGYDVPWKDIHKALIDAALKTELIEQTPPPFVLQTSLDDFYVSYQINVYTKHPTKQPMIYSSLHQNIQDSFNAAGIEIMSPHYNAIRDGNNTTIPENYLKSDYEAPSFNIKNKS, from the coding sequence ATGAAAAAGAAATTAGTGTGTTTTTTAGCGTTCTTCATTGTTTTGTTTTCTTCACTGGCTTTTGCTCAAAAAGATACTTTACAGACTTCAAAAGTTACAACCGAATTAAAACAAAAAGGATATCCTGTAAATCCATTCAAGGACACGCTTTTTTATGTTTATAATAAAGTAGGTTCTTTTACTGCCGAAAACAGGGCAAATGCCATTACTGAAAAAATCAGAAAACTTTACGAAGACTCTTTTTTTGAAGAAGATTCTATTATAGTTGTTCCTTCGGATATTTCTCAGGATATAGTGTACAAAAACGACTTCATCATTATGTCCATTTTGGATGGTGATGCAAAAGCCGAAAATCAAACCACTGGATTTATTGCCAAGCGAAATTTAAACGCAATAAAAAAAGCCGTTATCTATCAAAACGAAAATTATTCAATGCTTCCTAAAAGACTTGGATATACTGCATTACTGATTCTTATCATTGGAATTGTTTTGTATTTTGTGGGAAAGATTTTCAATAGAATACGATTACACATTCTTAAAAATAGCGATAAATATTTTAAAGGTTTTAGTTATAACAATATCACTATTCTTTCGCCACAAAAACAGCAAGGGCTATTAATGCGATTGTATAGCTTTGTAAAAGGTTTTACTTTGATTTTGATAGTTTATTTTTCTTTGCCATTATTGTTTAGCATTTTTCCGGCGACAGAAGCATACACCACAACATTATTACGATGGATTCTTACGCCGGCAAAACTGGCTGTAATGGGCTTTGTCGATTTTTTACCAAGCTTTGTTACTATAGTTGTTATTGTTTTTATTTTTAAATATACCATAAAGGTAATACGGTTCTTTTTTGATGAAATCAAAAAAGAAAATATAAAAATAGATGGCTTTTACAGTGACTGGGCAATGCCTACATTTAATATCATCAGGTTTCTATTATTGGCGTTTATGATAGTGATTATATTTCCGTATTTGCCAGGTTCTGATTCTCCAATTTTCAAAGGTGTATCTGTTTTTGTGGGTATTTTATTTTCATTAGGATCCTCAAACGCTATTGCCAATATGGTGGCAGGTTTAGTTATCACCTATATGCGCCCGTTTAAGATTGGTGATTTTATAAAAATAGGAGATGTAAGCGGAGAGGTTATAGAGAAAACAGCTTTGGTTACCAGAATAAGAACGCCAAAATTTGAAGATATAACAATACCTAATTCTACTGTATTGTCCAGTACTTCTACTAATTATTCGTCGAATACAAAGCAGGTCAATAATGGTTTACTAATTCACACCACTGTTACAATTGGTTATGATGTACCCTGGAAAGATATTCATAAAGCTTTGATCGATGCGGCATTAAAAACAGAGTTGATTGAGCAAACACCGCCGCCTTTTGTGTTGCAGACAAGCTTAGATGATTTTTATGTTTCGTACCAAATTAATGTGTATACGAAACACCCTACAAAGCAGCCTATGATCTATTCTTCATTGCATCAAAATATTCAGGATTCATTTAATGCGGCCGGAATCGAAATTATGTCACCTCATTATAATGCCATACGCGACGGAAATAACACTACGATTCCTGAAAATTATTTAAAAAGTGATTACGAGGCTCCTTCATTTAATATTAAGAATAAAAGTTAA